A genomic segment from Synergistaceae bacterium encodes:
- a CDS encoding flagellar biosynthesis protein FliR, with product MSDVFKAIGGSLPQGNIYALMALGSFGLTLLVSRLVVRIQKGELPGGAMWVMYLRTLVGFLFAAAIVFGYRAFALS from the coding sequence GTGTCAGATGTGTTTAAAGCGATCGGCGGTTCTCTGCCGCAGGGCAACATTTATGCTTTGATGGCGCTCGGTTCTTTCGGCCTGACGCTTCTGGTTTCGAGGCTGGTGGTGCGAATTCAGAAAGGAGAGCTTCCCGGCGGCGCCATGTGGGTGATGTATCTGCGTACTCTGGTGGGTTTTTTGTTTGCCGCCGCCATCGTTTTCGGGTATCGGGCCTTTGCGCTCTCGTAA
- the recG gene encoding ATP-dependent DNA helicase RecG — protein sequence MTLSRSVRFVKGVGEARERALSRLGIKTVEDLLFFFPRRYEDRRNLTRLSALTPGTMAAVVATVVLFQKRPRSHRGLEIATAVLSDGQDAVRAVWFNMPRIGDAMVPGRKVALYGRVERRGELQFTSPEFEVLDEEDPQSVGRVVPIYPTTAGLSAKWVRRIVGSVVETCLSELEDFVPPVIRQRHGFADLAASVKELHFPQERKTWLAARNRLAFDELFLLQTGLFLRRQRRSVASSKASAQILREGEKFRSFMRSLPFQPTAAQTRVIREIAEDLASSVPMNRLLQGDVGSGKTAVAAASLMIAADGGVQSAFMAPTEILARQHFFRLEEMLRPLRISVELLTGSLTAGERKNVLSAVSSGSAQIVVGTHALFGEKVAFKHLGLVVVDEQHRFGVLQKNALRAKGDQTHVLVMTATPIPRTLTLSIYGDLDVSVLDELPPGRKPVKTIHLRGQKKRLLQFLRKTADEGRQAYWVCPLIEENEDMDLTAAVSRFRTLKEELPELRIALIHGQLPDTEKDSAMQSFARGEIDLLVATSVIEVGVDVPNAVVMVIEDATRFGVAQLHQLRGRVGRGSGESLCILLTGTPTPEGAARIDAMLSTSDGFKIAELDLRQRGPGEVCGVRQHGVTDFRVADLVRDRKLLELARQDAELLLREDPELRGEPLLLQTLTSRLGETLELAGTA from the coding sequence GTGACCCTCTCCCGCTCAGTGAGATTTGTCAAAGGAGTCGGAGAAGCGAGAGAACGGGCGCTTTCGCGTTTGGGAATCAAAACGGTGGAGGATTTGCTGTTTTTTTTCCCGCGCCGGTATGAAGACCGTCGGAATCTGACCCGTTTGTCGGCGCTGACTCCGGGGACGATGGCGGCAGTGGTGGCGACGGTGGTTCTTTTTCAGAAACGTCCCCGGTCTCATCGAGGACTGGAAATTGCCACGGCCGTCCTGAGCGATGGACAGGACGCCGTGCGGGCCGTGTGGTTCAATATGCCCCGCATCGGAGACGCCATGGTTCCAGGCCGGAAGGTGGCGCTTTACGGCAGGGTGGAAAGACGGGGAGAACTTCAGTTTACAAGCCCGGAATTTGAGGTTTTGGATGAAGAGGATCCCCAATCGGTGGGGAGAGTGGTTCCGATTTATCCGACGACGGCGGGGCTTTCCGCCAAATGGGTCCGGCGTATTGTGGGCTCGGTGGTGGAAACCTGTCTTTCGGAGCTGGAGGACTTCGTCCCCCCGGTCATACGTCAGAGGCATGGATTTGCGGATCTGGCGGCTTCGGTAAAGGAACTCCATTTTCCACAGGAGAGAAAAACCTGGCTGGCGGCCCGCAATCGACTGGCCTTCGATGAGCTCTTTCTTTTGCAGACGGGGCTCTTTTTACGTCGGCAGAGGCGTTCTGTGGCGTCTTCAAAAGCGTCCGCCCAAATTCTTCGCGAGGGCGAAAAATTTCGTTCCTTCATGCGTTCCCTTCCTTTTCAGCCCACGGCCGCCCAAACTCGGGTCATAAGAGAAATAGCGGAAGACCTGGCCTCCTCCGTTCCCATGAATCGCCTGCTTCAGGGAGATGTAGGATCCGGCAAAACAGCGGTTGCCGCGGCGTCGCTGATGATTGCCGCGGATGGCGGAGTGCAGTCGGCTTTCATGGCTCCCACGGAGATTCTGGCGCGGCAGCATTTTTTTCGACTGGAGGAGATGCTGCGTCCCCTTAGAATTTCAGTGGAGCTTCTGACGGGTTCTCTGACCGCCGGAGAGAGAAAAAACGTCCTCAGCGCCGTTTCTTCCGGTTCGGCTCAGATCGTCGTCGGAACCCACGCTCTTTTTGGAGAAAAAGTGGCTTTCAAACATCTGGGGCTGGTCGTGGTGGATGAGCAGCATCGTTTCGGCGTGCTGCAAAAAAACGCGCTTCGGGCCAAGGGAGATCAGACTCACGTGCTGGTGATGACGGCGACGCCCATTCCCCGCACTCTTACCCTTTCCATTTACGGCGATCTCGACGTTTCGGTTCTGGACGAACTGCCTCCGGGACGGAAACCCGTGAAAACGATTCATCTGCGAGGGCAGAAAAAGCGGCTGCTGCAGTTTCTCAGAAAGACGGCGGACGAGGGGCGGCAGGCGTACTGGGTCTGCCCTCTGATCGAGGAAAACGAGGACATGGACCTCACCGCCGCGGTCTCCCGGTTCCGGACCCTGAAGGAGGAGCTTCCCGAACTGCGGATTGCCCTGATCCACGGGCAGCTTCCCGATACCGAAAAAGATTCCGCGATGCAAAGCTTTGCACGGGGAGAAATCGACCTTCTGGTGGCCACCTCCGTCATCGAGGTGGGCGTGGACGTTCCCAATGCCGTCGTCATGGTGATCGAGGACGCGACGCGCTTCGGCGTGGCCCAGCTCCATCAGCTTCGGGGCCGGGTCGGGCGGGGAAGCGGGGAGAGCCTCTGCATTCTTCTGACGGGAACTCCGACGCCTGAGGGCGCGGCGCGAATCGACGCGATGCTTTCCACCTCCGACGGATTCAAAATCGCGGAGCTGGATTTGCGGCAGAGAGGTCCGGGAGAAGTCTGCGGCGTCCGGCAGCACGGCGTTACCGATTTTCGCGTGGCCGATCTTGTCCGTGACCGCAAACTTCTGGAGCTGGCCCGACAGGACGCGGAGCTCCTTCTCAGGGAGGACCCGGAGCTGCGGGGGGAACCTCTGCTGCTTCAAACCCTGACGAGCCGTCTGGGAGAAACCCTTGAACTGGCGGGGACGGCCTGA
- a CDS encoding DivIVA domain-containing protein — translation MPELLTAKDVELKIFRKSSFGGYAIPDVEEFLNQIAEDLEAYVLRLNEQQRRILELEEALKKHEAMKDTIKDALILAQKSAKDKEDEARHQAELIVAKAESKMGEINVEARRRLDEAESAADDIVTAARTAAAQIIRSAEETREEAQKRFNGLDEEIARRMNEANERASEITTTARIEARRISGRVRHEIEESKRELNASRAERLRFLKESSELLATFEQIIEESRQKLERTVPNLENLENVRQEKTPLSFYPVSDNEEGEEVPASL, via the coding sequence ATGCCGGAACTGTTGACAGCTAAGGATGTAGAACTGAAAATTTTCAGAAAGTCTTCCTTCGGAGGATACGCGATTCCCGACGTTGAGGAATTTCTAAACCAGATCGCAGAGGACCTCGAAGCTTACGTTTTGCGTTTGAACGAGCAGCAGCGTCGGATTCTCGAACTGGAAGAAGCCCTGAAAAAGCACGAAGCGATGAAGGACACGATTAAGGACGCTCTCATTCTGGCTCAGAAAAGCGCAAAGGATAAAGAAGATGAAGCCCGGCATCAGGCCGAACTGATCGTCGCCAAGGCCGAGTCGAAAATGGGAGAGATCAACGTGGAGGCCCGCCGTCGCCTGGACGAGGCCGAGAGCGCCGCGGACGACATTGTGACCGCGGCCCGGACCGCGGCGGCTCAGATCATCCGCAGCGCCGAGGAAACCCGGGAAGAAGCTCAAAAGCGCTTCAATGGGCTGGACGAGGAAATCGCCCGACGGATGAACGAAGCCAACGAGCGGGCCAGCGAAATCACCACTACTGCCCGAATCGAAGCCCGGCGCATTTCCGGCAGGGTGCGCCATGAGATCGAGGAAAGCAAACGAGAGCTGAACGCCTCCCGGGCGGAAAGGCTCCGTTTCCTGAAGGAGTCCTCCGAACTCCTGGCGACCTTCGAGCAGATTATAGAGGAATCGAGGCAAAAACTCGAAAGAACCGTGCCAAACCTGGAAAACCTGGAAAATGTGAGGCAGGAAAAGACCCCGCTGTCCTTTTATCCCGTTTCCGATAACGAGGAAGGGGAGGAGGTTCCGGCTTCTCTGTGA
- a CDS encoding YggS family pyridoxal phosphate-dependent enzyme, which produces MEKENDAVKGTIRQRVQAVRAKISESAGRAGRSAGEIRLVGVTKTRTVEEMQEAVPLVDALGENRVQEALSKKESWPSEVKAEWRLIGHLQSNKVRRAVTLFDSLDSLDSVSLVRAVERAASEEGRLVPVLIEVNTAEEDSKTGALPEDFPEILDCILESSHLNLQGLMTIGPLTEEETRVRRAFARLREMASEARRRSGLPLPVLSMGMSSDFQWAILEGSTMVRIGALLFGPRAVRNVNVN; this is translated from the coding sequence ATGGAGAAGGAGAACGATGCGGTGAAAGGGACGATACGGCAGCGTGTTCAGGCCGTAAGGGCAAAAATTTCGGAAAGCGCCGGCCGGGCCGGACGGTCTGCCGGAGAGATTCGCCTGGTGGGAGTCACAAAGACCCGGACGGTGGAGGAAATGCAGGAGGCCGTTCCCCTGGTGGATGCGCTTGGAGAAAATCGGGTTCAGGAGGCCCTTTCCAAGAAGGAATCCTGGCCTTCCGAGGTGAAGGCGGAATGGCGTCTGATCGGCCATCTGCAGAGCAACAAGGTGCGCCGGGCGGTGACCCTGTTCGACTCCCTGGACTCTCTGGACTCCGTATCTCTGGTTCGCGCGGTGGAAAGGGCGGCGTCGGAAGAAGGGCGTCTCGTGCCCGTTCTCATCGAGGTGAACACCGCGGAGGAAGACAGCAAGACGGGAGCTTTGCCGGAAGATTTTCCGGAAATTCTGGACTGTATTTTGGAGTCTTCTCATCTGAACCTGCAGGGTTTGATGACGATAGGCCCTTTGACGGAGGAAGAAACACGGGTGCGAAGGGCTTTTGCCCGCCTGCGGGAAATGGCGTCGGAGGCGCGGCGAAGGTCCGGTCTGCCGCTTCCGGTGCTTTCGATGGGGATGAGTTCGGATTTCCAGTGGGCGATTCTGGAGGGCAGCACGATGGTGAGAATCGGCGCCCTGCTGTTTGGTCCGAGAGCGGTTCGAAATGTGAATGTAAACTAA
- the glpX gene encoding class II fructose-bisphosphatase has protein sequence MTLFSSDKNLALELVRGTEAAVMASGRWMGRGNKNEVDRAAVEAMRYMLNSVSMDGIVVIGEGEKDEAPMLANGEKLGTGDGPEVDIAVDPIDGTRLMAHGLGGAMSVVAAAERGAMFSPKNLFYLDKIVTGPDAADFIDIEAPIHVNIRRVAKAKRKAVEDVTVIMLDRPRNDAIREEVCKLGARIRLIPDGDISAALSTCWDAGRSADLLLGAGGSPEAVITACAVKCLGGNMQCRPFFRNESDEAIAKERGIERHTVLLLDDLVRGENVFFAATGASDGDLLKGVAYDGEHMHTWSLCMRGKSGTVRYIEAIHSPKKLAQLGSSIDYGPRHAM, from the coding sequence ATGACTCTTTTCTCTTCGGACAAGAACCTCGCGTTGGAGCTGGTACGGGGAACAGAAGCCGCCGTGATGGCATCGGGACGATGGATGGGGCGCGGCAATAAAAACGAGGTGGACCGCGCCGCGGTGGAGGCCATGCGCTATATGCTGAACTCCGTCAGCATGGACGGAATCGTCGTCATCGGAGAAGGAGAAAAAGACGAGGCCCCCATGCTTGCCAACGGCGAGAAGCTGGGCACGGGAGACGGACCCGAGGTCGACATCGCCGTGGATCCCATCGACGGAACAAGGCTGATGGCTCATGGACTGGGCGGAGCGATGAGCGTGGTGGCGGCTGCGGAGCGGGGGGCCATGTTCAGCCCGAAAAACCTCTTTTATCTGGACAAAATTGTAACGGGACCGGACGCCGCGGATTTTATCGACATCGAAGCGCCGATCCACGTCAACATCCGGCGCGTGGCGAAGGCCAAACGGAAAGCCGTCGAAGACGTGACCGTCATCATGCTGGACCGTCCGCGCAACGACGCGATACGCGAGGAAGTCTGCAAACTGGGGGCTCGAATCCGACTCATTCCGGACGGAGACATCAGCGCCGCCCTCTCCACCTGCTGGGACGCGGGCAGAAGCGCCGACCTGCTGCTGGGGGCCGGAGGGTCGCCCGAGGCCGTCATTACGGCCTGCGCCGTGAAATGCCTGGGGGGAAACATGCAGTGCCGCCCCTTCTTCCGCAACGAATCCGACGAGGCGATCGCCAAAGAACGCGGCATCGAGAGACACACCGTTCTGCTCCTGGACGATCTGGTCAGGGGAGAAAATGTCTTTTTTGCGGCAACCGGCGCATCGGACGGAGATCTTCTGAAAGGCGTGGCCTACGACGGAGAACATATGCACACCTGGTCCCTCTGCATGAGGGGAAAAAGCGGAACCGTCCGCTACATCGAGGCCATCCATTCTCCCAAAAAGCTCGCGCAGCTGGGCAGCTCCATCGACTACGGCCCTCGTCACGCGATGTGA
- a CDS encoding 2-hydroxyacid dehydrogenase has translation MKVLFYSNEFCRIHDLILESIKGHDVDTANGETVRDKIVSADVLVTRPGAPVSEELLRGGVRLKLQQQWGTGLDGIDRKACRDLGIAVCNTPSRGTGNAEGVTEIAILHMLLLCRKYAFAAENAREGRLFSPRGVSLWRKKACIVGLGNLGETIAERLAALGMTLRGVNRSPAAPSRLESMKVKEFFPLDRLKEAVKGCRFVVAALAHGPETHEIFDEAFFQSMEEGSFFINVARGGLVKEPALLQALESGRLAGAGLDVLAEEPTRPDNPLLTHPKVTLTPHIGGNTDESAKGILEFIQKNIDRLGRGESLLSRVDLPE, from the coding sequence ATGAAAGTTTTGTTTTACAGCAATGAATTTTGTCGTATACATGATCTCATACTCGAAAGCATAAAAGGACACGATGTGGATACGGCCAACGGGGAAACGGTGAGGGATAAAATCGTTTCCGCCGATGTGCTGGTCACCCGTCCCGGCGCGCCGGTGAGCGAAGAACTGCTTCGCGGAGGCGTCCGTTTGAAGCTGCAGCAGCAGTGGGGGACGGGCCTTGATGGCATCGACCGGAAGGCCTGCAGGGATCTGGGGATTGCCGTCTGCAACACCCCCTCCCGGGGCACGGGAAATGCCGAAGGGGTGACGGAGATCGCGATTCTGCACATGCTGCTTCTGTGCCGAAAATACGCCTTTGCCGCTGAAAACGCGCGGGAGGGGAGGCTGTTTTCGCCCCGGGGCGTTTCCCTCTGGAGAAAGAAAGCCTGTATCGTGGGTCTGGGCAACCTGGGGGAGACCATCGCCGAGCGTCTGGCGGCTCTGGGGATGACCCTGAGGGGAGTCAACCGCAGTCCTGCAGCTCCCTCCCGGCTTGAAAGCATGAAAGTGAAGGAGTTTTTCCCTCTGGATCGCCTGAAGGAAGCGGTGAAGGGATGCCGTTTTGTGGTGGCGGCGCTGGCTCACGGGCCGGAGACCCACGAAATCTTTGACGAGGCGTTTTTCCAGTCCATGGAGGAGGGGTCTTTTTTCATCAACGTGGCCCGAGGAGGGCTGGTGAAGGAACCGGCGCTTCTTCAGGCTCTGGAGAGCGGCCGTCTGGCGGGAGCGGGGCTGGATGTCCTGGCGGAGGAACCCACCCGGCCCGACAATCCGCTGCTCACGCATCCCAAAGTGACTCTGACTCCCCACATCGGCGGAAACACGGACGAGTCGGCGAAGGGGATTCTGGAGTTCATTCAGAAGAATATCGATCGTCTGGGCCGGGGAGAATCTCTGCTTTCCCGGGTGGATTTGCCGGAATGA
- the folE2 gene encoding GTP cyclohydrolase FolE2: MKDVQKERDSRNVAIDRVGVCNVSYPIVVMDRNSGTQNTVAQVSMSVLLPHEYRGTHMSRFIETLEEYRSNRVGPATLETLTNHLCAKLDATAADIEFRFPYFMRKKAPVSGLTSWMRYEASLFGSLREGVFDMISGVEVQVQTLCPCSKEISDEGAHNQRTKVGLRVRMDELVWFEEMIQMVERSSSMSLYTLLKREDEKYVTEQAYAHPHFVEDVVRDLAVELNGDRRISWYDISVRSAESIHNHDAFAELSRRRKD; encoded by the coding sequence GTGAAAGACGTACAGAAGGAAAGAGACTCTCGAAATGTGGCGATCGACCGGGTGGGGGTCTGCAACGTCAGTTATCCGATTGTCGTCATGGACCGGAACAGCGGCACCCAGAACACGGTGGCGCAGGTTTCAATGTCCGTGCTGCTTCCCCACGAATATCGCGGGACCCACATGAGCCGCTTCATTGAAACTTTGGAGGAATACCGAAGCAACAGGGTCGGGCCCGCAACTCTCGAAACCCTGACGAACCACCTGTGCGCGAAGCTGGATGCCACGGCGGCCGACATTGAATTCAGATTTCCCTATTTCATGCGAAAAAAAGCGCCGGTGTCCGGTCTGACGAGCTGGATGCGCTACGAGGCCAGTCTGTTCGGTTCCCTGAGAGAGGGCGTTTTCGACATGATTTCCGGAGTGGAGGTTCAGGTTCAGACTCTGTGTCCCTGTTCCAAAGAGATTTCGGACGAGGGCGCTCACAACCAGCGGACGAAGGTGGGCCTCAGGGTTCGCATGGACGAGCTGGTCTGGTTCGAGGAAATGATCCAGATGGTGGAGCGGTCCTCCTCCATGTCGCTTTATACGCTGCTTAAACGGGAAGATGAAAAATACGTCACGGAACAGGCCTACGCTCATCCTCATTTCGTGGAGGATGTGGTGCGGGATCTTGCCGTGGAGCTGAACGGAGACCGGAGAATCTCGTGGTACGATATATCCGTCCGAAGCGCCGAAAGTATTCATAATCATGACGCTTTTGCGGAACTCTCCCGCAGGAGGAAAGACTGA
- a CDS encoding cell division protein SepF, translating to MRKLLQFLGFYGDEYEDETDDYPEYEEEQPRVSPKNRSGKSEARGKPVFPRLVFFRGVPSEGMKLRLRDALLEGSMVLLDLQGLESERIEEGRNFINFMGGVAFAHKGVMERIGPSLFVITPHENMLQWWAEEEE from the coding sequence GTGCGAAAATTGTTACAGTTTCTTGGATTTTACGGGGATGAATACGAAGACGAAACCGATGATTACCCGGAGTATGAGGAAGAACAGCCCAGAGTTTCCCCAAAAAACAGATCGGGAAAGAGCGAGGCCCGCGGGAAGCCGGTTTTCCCTCGTCTGGTTTTTTTCAGGGGAGTGCCGTCGGAAGGAATGAAGCTGCGACTGCGCGATGCGTTGCTGGAGGGCTCCATGGTTCTGCTGGATCTTCAGGGGCTGGAGTCGGAACGCATAGAGGAAGGGCGTAACTTTATCAATTTTATGGGAGGAGTTGCGTTTGCGCACAAGGGAGTTATGGAACGCATAGGGCCTTCCCTTTTTGTCATCACCCCGCATGAAAACATGCTCCAGTGGTGGGCCGAGGAGGAGGAGTAG
- a CDS encoding RecX family transcriptional regulator: MGRMAARPEGEGRESLRTYLYRLLLRHPCTRKEAADRLAGRGGDPNDVRRLVTEFEEMGLIDDENWARLYVEGHSDRGAARLRHELRQRGVAENTIDQVLEEGDDQAKAEDLAAEWSARGLEWKKIAARLVRRGFSSRTVSRILRNTQNFEEFEEFEEFEKEESFPPLRED, encoded by the coding sequence ATGGGACGAATGGCGGCCCGACCGGAAGGTGAAGGTCGGGAGTCACTTCGGACGTATCTGTATCGTCTTCTCCTGCGTCATCCCTGCACCAGGAAGGAAGCGGCAGATCGTCTTGCCGGACGGGGCGGCGACCCGAATGATGTGCGCCGTCTCGTCACGGAGTTTGAGGAGATGGGCCTGATCGACGATGAAAACTGGGCGCGGCTTTACGTGGAGGGACACTCCGACCGGGGCGCCGCCCGCCTGCGCCATGAACTGAGACAGCGGGGCGTGGCGGAAAACACGATCGACCAGGTTCTGGAGGAGGGGGATGACCAGGCAAAAGCCGAAGACCTTGCGGCGGAATGGTCCGCCCGTGGGCTGGAATGGAAAAAGATTGCGGCCCGCCTGGTTCGCAGAGGATTTTCGTCCCGTACGGTCTCACGGATTCTCCGAAACACCCAAAATTTCGAGGAGTTCGAGGAATTTGAGGAATTTGAGAAGGAGGAAAGCTTTCCCCCCCTGCGCGAAGATTAG